Proteins encoded within one genomic window of Prochlorococcus marinus str. MIT 9515:
- a CDS encoding RNA ligase family protein → MKHQELREEEIIKKLELNPSRLDKEQIIFEAMKKGLNDFFDGIRMALDPLVTFGVKQVPEKVEETSNKGCKWSDFKGLTTQLIQRELTGYAARDAIKSVMNSATKEQWNGFYRRVLIKDLRCGVSEKTINKVAKKFPQYAIPIFSCPLAHDSANHEKKMIGKKQIEIKLDGVRVLTIIRNNKVEMFSRNGKQFHNFGHIIAEIEKVLEKHPDPQDLVLDGEVMSANFQDLMKQVHRKDGKESKDAVLHLFDICPLKNFKEGLWKKPQTTRSMLVKDWVTKNSTFLKHVQTLDWEDVDLDTTKGQMRFIELNKEAVEGGYEGVMIKNPNAWYECKRTHSWLKAKPFIEVTLRVVAIEEGTGRNEGRLGAILVEGEDDKYNYRLNCGSGFSDSQREEYWSERDQIIGQLVEIRADARTKSQDAETFSLRFPRFKCFRGFEPGQKI, encoded by the coding sequence GTGAAACATCAAGAACTTCGGGAAGAAGAAATAATAAAAAAATTAGAATTAAACCCAAGCAGGTTAGATAAAGAACAAATCATTTTTGAAGCAATGAAAAAAGGGCTTAATGATTTTTTTGATGGAATACGTATGGCCTTAGATCCCTTAGTAACTTTTGGTGTAAAGCAAGTGCCAGAGAAAGTAGAAGAGACATCTAATAAAGGATGTAAATGGAGTGATTTTAAAGGATTAACAACTCAATTGATCCAAAGAGAACTGACTGGGTATGCCGCTAGAGATGCGATCAAATCAGTTATGAACTCTGCGACTAAAGAGCAATGGAACGGATTTTACAGACGAGTATTAATTAAAGACCTCCGCTGTGGTGTTTCTGAAAAAACAATTAACAAAGTTGCAAAAAAATTTCCACAGTATGCGATACCTATATTCTCGTGTCCCCTTGCTCATGACAGCGCAAACCATGAAAAGAAAATGATAGGCAAAAAACAAATTGAAATTAAACTAGACGGAGTCAGAGTATTGACAATTATTAGGAATAATAAAGTAGAAATGTTTTCGCGCAACGGCAAGCAGTTTCATAACTTTGGTCATATCATTGCAGAAATAGAAAAAGTATTAGAAAAACATCCTGATCCCCAAGATTTAGTATTAGACGGTGAAGTGATGAGTGCTAATTTCCAAGACCTGATGAAGCAAGTTCACAGAAAAGATGGTAAAGAATCAAAAGATGCAGTCTTACACTTATTTGATATATGTCCACTTAAAAATTTCAAGGAGGGTTTATGGAAAAAACCCCAAACCACAAGAAGTATGCTGGTAAAAGATTGGGTAACAAAAAATTCAACTTTTTTAAAACATGTCCAAACACTCGATTGGGAAGATGTGGATTTAGATACTACTAAGGGACAAATGAGATTTATAGAACTTAATAAAGAAGCAGTAGAGGGAGGGTATGAAGGCGTTATGATTAAAAATCCTAATGCTTGGTATGAATGCAAAAGAACACATAGTTGGTTAAAAGCAAAACCATTCATAGAAGTTACATTGAGAGTTGTAGCAATAGAAGAAGGAACAGGCCGAAACGAAGGTAGGCTTGGAGCCATCCTGGTTGAAGGTGAAGATGATAAATATAATTATCGACTTAATTGCGGGAGTGGATTTAGTGACTCTCAACGTGAAGAATATTGGAGTGAAAGAGATCAAATAATCGGCCAATTGGTAGAAATCAGAGCTGATGCAAGAACTAAATCTCAAGATGCTGAAACCTTTAGTCTTAGATTCCCAAGATTCAAATGCTTTAGAGGATTCGAACCAGGTCAAAAAATCTAA